TTACACGCAGCATTACTAATCAGGCGGATGGATATATCCGGATTTGTGGCGAAGTATTTTATACCGCTGATATAACCAATTATGGTAAAATAGAAGTGCTTGGGCGGCTGTATATGGGTACTGTTTCAAATGGTAATTTATACAACCGGGCCGGAGCAATTCTAAATATTACAGATAATATTGATATTATTTCTTCATTGACAAATAGTGGATGTATAACAGTGGGTGATTCACTTTGGAAGCGTAACAGCACCGGCAATATTATCATATCAGGGGGCACTATTTTCACTACTAATTTTGTTCAGGACGATGGTACTTTGTTTGGAGGTGCCTCAGCAACAGAACGGGGATATCTTCTCGTAAGTGGTATCTCAACAACACTCAATGGAGTTCCTTTATCAGGTTATCTCGATATATGTGATGCCAGTGGTGCCGGAGCGGGAGCAAAATATTTAGATACTGAATCACCTGCTTATGCTTATCCTACCACTAATGTTACCGATTGCGGTTCAATTCCCGTTTGTGCAAAGGCAACTCTCACATCATGTACCGCTGCAATCCCTTTTGCCAAAGGGGCCTGCACTCCTATATGCGCATTTGCTGCCTCAGTAAATAAAACAGATATCAGCTGCAACGGAAACACTAATGGCACCGCAACTGTTGCCCCGATGGGAACAGGACCGTTTGCTTATTCATGGAGCACAGTACCTGCGCAGAATGCAGCAACAGCAACAGGGCTTTCGGCAGGAATTTATACTGTTGCTATCAGTGATACTACATGTACATGGACTACTATTGTAACTATTACCCAACCACCCGCATTGGCAATCAACATTTCATCTCAGACGGATGTTAATTGCTTTGGGAATACAAACGGAACGGCTACAATAGCAGCCAGTGGAGGAACACCCAATTATACTTACTCGTGGAGTACACTTCCCGGACAAACCGGACAAACTGTTACAGGACTTTCGGCTGGAACATACACATTAACTCTAACAGACAGTCAGAATTGCTTTGCACAACAAACAATAACAATTACACAGCCAAGTACACCTCTTACAGCCAGTATAGCCAGCCAAAGCAATGTTGCCTGTTATGGCAAGGAAAGTGGCACAGCTACTGTAACACCAATCGGAGGCACTGCTAATTACAGCTATTCCTGGAGTACGTCCCCTGCACAAACGAATCAGACAGCAACGGGATTGAGCGCAGGCTCATATACGGTAAAAGTTATAGATGCAAGGAATTGTTCTGTACAACAAATGGTAACAATTACCCAACCAGTATCTGCACTTAATGCATCCATTACCTCATCCATTGGTGTAAGCTGCTCAGGCGGTAACAGCGGATCTGCCACAGTTTCAGCCGGTGGCGGAACACCACAGTACACTTATTACTGGCAACCCGGCGGACAAACAACTGCTACAGCGGGCAATTTGGTAGCAGGTAATTATACGGTTAATGTAACTGATCAAAATGGTTGCTCTGCAACAACGGCAACAATAATCACACAACCACCAGGCATATTGCAGGCAAACATCACAAACCATAAACCCGTAACATGCAAAGGCGATCAGGATGGATCGGCCTCAATTACCGCTACAATGGGAACTCCTGCTTATACTTATCTATGGCAGCCCGGCGGACAAACAACAGTTTCTATCACCGGGCTATCCCGCGGCACATACACAGTATTTGTAACCGATTCGAAAGGGTGCAATAAGAATGACACAATAACAATAAAGGAATCTACAGTTCCATTCAATGCCAATGTTTCTAATAATGTACCCGTAATATGCAAGGGTGAAGGCAATGGCGTTATAGCAATAACGGCGACAGGTGGTACTCCCGCTTATACATATCAATGGATTCCAAATGTTGGATCGGGCAGTATAGTAACAGGACTTTCCGGAGGCACCTACACAATTAATGTAACTGATCAGTATGGCTGTAAGCAAACATTAGTAGATTCTGTAAAAGAATCTGCATTGCCATTCAGTGTGACTGTGAGCAATTCAACACCTGTTACGTGTAAAGGTGCGGCTAACGGAAGTATTTCTATAAGTGCCACGGGCGGCACTCCAACATACACCTATCAGTGGACGCCAACAGGAAATACAACTAATACATCAACAGGTCTTTCCGGTGGCATATACACTGTTATAGTAACTGATTTGTATGGATGCAGCCGAACGATAATAAAATCCGTATTGGAATCTGCTACACTGCTTAATATAAACGGCATAACAAAAACTCCCGTAACTTGTACGGGAGCAGGTAATGGCAGTATAAACATATCGGCTACAGGCGGAACCCCTGCATATACTTACCAATGGAGCCCGGGTGGAAATACAGTAAGTTCAGCCAATAACCTTTCCGGTGGTATATATACAATAACTGTAACCGATCAATATGGTTGTTCACAGTCGGTCATAGACACAATAAAAGAATCCAACTCACTTCTTGCAGGATCTATTACGTCTAATACTCCGGTAACCTGTATGGGCTCCGGTAACGGAAAAGCAATTTATACTCCGGCAGGAGGAACTATGCCATATACCATATCATGGTCTTCAACACCACCGCAAACCGGTACTACAGCTATAAATTTACCCGGAGGCATTTATACAGTAACTGTAACCGATCAATACGGTTGCGTGATAACCGACAAAGTTGACATTAAAGAATCAACAACTCCACTGACGGCAAGCAGTACCAGCACGCTTGTATCCTGTAAAAAAACAGATGATGGGAAAATAGTTATAAGTGTAACAGGAGGCATCCCTGATTACATTTATCAATGGTCACCAGATGTAAGTACAACAAATATCGCTACGGTAGCGGTGGGAAGCTATACAGTCACAGTAAGAGACACTTATGGTTGCTCTAAAGTCACAACAGTAGTTGTAAATCAGCTTCCTAAAGTTAACGCAGATTTCACATCTGATCCTGTCACAGGAACATTCCCATTAACTGTAAACTTTACAGACGAAAGTACAGGCGGAACAGTTTACCAATGGAACTTTGGGGATAGCCTGTCCAATCTTATTCAGGATACTTTACTTAATCCTATGCATTTGTATAAAGATTCAGGAACATATGTTGTGAGGCTGATAACATATAATAACTGGTGTGCGGATACAGCTTATAAAACCATTCGAGTAAATATGAAGTCCGAGCTATGCATTCCAAATATATTTACTCCTGATAATGACGGAAAGAATGACGTATGGAAGTTATGCGGCAAAGGCATTCCAGATCTTGAAGTAGAAATATACGACCGCTGGGGTCTGCTTATCTATCATTGGGACTCCCCGCTCGGAAGTTGGGACGGAAGAACAAGTACAGGTCAGGAAGTCCCGGACGGAACCTACTATTATATTATAAAAGCGAAAGGTACGGACGGAGTGGATTACGGAACAAAAGGGGGATTTATAATGCTGATTAGAGCGCACTGATAAAGCACAGGAAATATTCCATTGGGCGTAACAGAAGAACTGATAATGGCAGGTATTTTGCTCTCAAATAAATTAGGTTTTTTTCAAAGATTAAATCAGGTAAAAATGAAAAAACATTTTGTAATCATTTTGTTATTGTGTTCCGAACTTTTAACCTTTTCTCAGAAAATGGTTTTTAAGGCTGCCCAAACATCAAGTGTAAAAAACAACATAGATTCCACTGTTGTGATGGCGATCAATAATGCATTTAAACAATATAACTTATATTATTTGGATGGCAATTCAATTAATGAATTTGTCAGGAATAAAAAACAAGTTGACTTCAGAGTTGAACTTGACAATACCTTTTCATGGGATATCACTCTTCAATTGCACGACATGCGTTCACCGGACCACAAACTAATAGTCCGGACTGAAAACGGAGATGAAATTTATCCGGAAACCCCCGCTGAAACTTACTTGGGTTGGGCAAATTATAGTGCGGATCAGCAAGTGAGATTCTCTATACACGATGGATTTTTAAGGGGCTTTATTGTGCAAAACCAGGAAGAACTGTTTATTGAACCGGTGAATTATTTCTTGAAAGATGCTCCACAAGGATTATATAT
This genomic interval from Bacteroidota bacterium contains the following:
- a CDS encoding gliding motility-associated C-terminal domain-containing protein, whose protein sequence is MKYPEILLQNIKLIFVFFICKTTISYSQCNAAWPTISGANKTISVNSRVATGTSLTGTLTVNAGVTLCTEGTATINVSTLTNNGTINHTGSGTFTTTEVINSGTITTSISGFSWISGLGFTNKAGASLNIKGNIVLDYTTSSFSNYGSILSAAGNITLTATTGATNNYATGSITTSAGNIFMDKMINSGSISSEGTITKLTTGSTYYITNQSTGTITAAGNINIEGTTDNYGTITSTNGTYTKTGTGEPFYNRPAARLTTSGNIRIEGPVSNAGFISSTAGTFTKISSSTSQEPYLNITGGRLSVFGNISIQGHIENCGLMEITNSGNFLKTTLTNPLTTTASAFINYPGSTVYIRGNAHIEGLIDNSGNIIITGQLLANLSTGSITRSITNQADGYIRICGEVFYTADITNYGKIEVLGRLYMGTVSNGNLYNRAGAILNITDNIDIISSLTNSGCITVGDSLWKRNSTGNIIISGGTIFTTNFVQDDGTLFGGASATERGYLLVSGISTTLNGVPLSGYLDICDASGAGAGAKYLDTESPAYAYPTTNVTDCGSIPVCAKATLTSCTAAIPFAKGACTPICAFAASVNKTDISCNGNTNGTATVAPMGTGPFAYSWSTVPAQNAATATGLSAGIYTVAISDTTCTWTTIVTITQPPALAINISSQTDVNCFGNTNGTATIAASGGTPNYTYSWSTLPGQTGQTVTGLSAGTYTLTLTDSQNCFAQQTITITQPSTPLTASIASQSNVACYGKESGTATVTPIGGTANYSYSWSTSPAQTNQTATGLSAGSYTVKVIDARNCSVQQMVTITQPVSALNASITSSIGVSCSGGNSGSATVSAGGGTPQYTYYWQPGGQTTATAGNLVAGNYTVNVTDQNGCSATTATIITQPPGILQANITNHKPVTCKGDQDGSASITATMGTPAYTYLWQPGGQTTVSITGLSRGTYTVFVTDSKGCNKNDTITIKESTVPFNANVSNNVPVICKGEGNGVIAITATGGTPAYTYQWIPNVGSGSIVTGLSGGTYTINVTDQYGCKQTLVDSVKESALPFSVTVSNSTPVTCKGAANGSISISATGGTPTYTYQWTPTGNTTNTSTGLSGGIYTVIVTDLYGCSRTIIKSVLESATLLNINGITKTPVTCTGAGNGSINISATGGTPAYTYQWSPGGNTVSSANNLSGGIYTITVTDQYGCSQSVIDTIKESNSLLAGSITSNTPVTCMGSGNGKAIYTPAGGTMPYTISWSSTPPQTGTTAINLPGGIYTVTVTDQYGCVITDKVDIKESTTPLTASSTSTLVSCKKTDDGKIVISVTGGIPDYIYQWSPDVSTTNIATVAVGSYTVTVRDTYGCSKVTTVVVNQLPKVNADFTSDPVTGTFPLTVNFTDESTGGTVYQWNFGDSLSNLIQDTLLNPMHLYKDSGTYVVRLITYNNWCADTAYKTIRVNMKSELCIPNIFTPDNDGKNDVWKLCGKGIPDLEVEIYDRWGLLIYHWDSPLGSWDGRTSTGQEVPDGTYYYIIKAKGTDGVDYGTKGGFIMLIRAH